In Hyperolius riggenbachi isolate aHypRig1 chromosome 10, aHypRig1.pri, whole genome shotgun sequence, a genomic segment contains:
- the LOC137535627 gene encoding oocyte zinc finger protein XlCOF29-like, whose product MDEGLPFGRGIFMEENSYQAEDLRSILKKVPVSSIFPNASRRGRKANAPRKRTHPDSIDLNDSTSLQAEPEALGLAGINTLLLPDAPANKRSVRRTSERPQLHKTRAKPKARTAKERKEVSNKILSLTMEIITVLAGEECTIVTKSGEPIVPGNCPLLTGGPIPASVAQALKQERQNEEKILDLTFRIIHLLTGEVGSKEATPSSVGNNKGLHKSVIVERNPSSSSQGARLAESSMSKEAISGDADIYGSSNKEELVGHDVGMITETGTYARPVRNRKPYKTLPISESSGEDNVGESDHVALTTVRIKEEAAACEEGTIADGAQFLSVKIKEESMSDDDDVIPRDVVPCRAPRNKKKRYSSKYCTEDTDSREDDNDSNVYAPADFDQFASSHSDPSPMLFPNSSGPPDFLGFDDNSNLDTDVNALIKHAHTKFSFAPIEGGSGSEEDEPAPEPEIQSPPKDDLPPKPASNVEEANSCEEGTSEEAAVTSTKKDRTLKTYTCSECQECFVRRSDFANHRRDHRRERLTCPECGKVFANKPSLLNHLTGHTGEKPYSCPVCGKCFTRNSNLIVHQATHIERSPFTALNVRDVLVNQIL is encoded by the exons ATGGATGAGGGTCTTCCTTTCGGAAGAGGAATATTTATGGAAGAGAATTCTTACCAAGCGGAGGACCTGCGAAGCATTCTGAAAAAAGTTCCAGTTTCATCGATCTTCCCAAACGCCTCTCGCCGGGGACGCAAGGCAAATGCACCGCGGAAGAGGACACACCCAGATTCCATAGATCTCAATGACTCTACCTCCCTCCAGGCTGAACCCGAAGCACTTGGCCTGGCCGGCATCAACACTCTCCTTCTTCCAGATGCCCCG GCCAATAAAAGGTCAGTAAGAAGAACAAGCGAGCGTCCTCAACTACACAAGACCCGAGCCAAACCCAAAGCCAGGACAGCCAAGGAGAGGAAAGAAGTCTCCAACAAGATCCTCAGCCTCACCATGGAGATCATCACTGTCctggctggagag GAATGCACTATAGTGACAAAGAGTGGCGAGCCCATTGTCCCTGGAAACTGCCCCCTACTGACTGGAGGTCCCATTCCCGCCTCTGTAGCACAAGCCCTGAAACAAGAGAGACAAAATGAGGAGAAGATCCTGGATCTGACGTTTAGAATCATCcacctgctgactggagag GTGGGCAGCAAGGAGGCCACCCCATCATCTGTGGGGAACAACAAAGGCTTACACAAAAGTGTCATTGTGGAGAGGAATCCATCTTCCAGCTCTCAAG GAGCTCGATTAGCTGAGTCATCCATGAGTAAGGAAGCAATATCTGGAGATGCCGACATTTATGGGTCTTCCAATAAAGAAGAACTAGTTGGCCATGATGTTGGGATGATCACAGAGACCGGCACTTACGCCCGGCCAGTTCGAAATCGTAAACCCTACAAAACTCTGCCCATCAGTGAGAGTAGTGGAGAGGACAATGTGGGCGAATCAGATCATGTAGCGTTGACGACTGTCCGTATAAAAGAGGAAGCTGCAGCCTGTGAAGAGGGGACCATTGCAGACGGAGCACAATTCCTGTCAGTAAAGATTAAAGAGGAATCCATGTCAGACGATGATGACGTTATCCCCAGAGATGTTGTGCCATGCAGAGCACCACGCAACAAGAAAAAACGTTACTCCTCTAAATATTGTACAGAAGATACTGACTCACGAGAAGATGATAATGACTCCAACGTCTACGCACCAGCAGATTTTGATCAGTTTGCATCTTCTCATTCAGATCCTTCTCCTATGTTGTTTCCCAACAGTTCTGGGCCACCAGACTTCCTAGGATTTGATGACAACAGTAACTTAGATACCGATGTAAATGCTCTTATAAAACATGCACACACAAAATTTTCATTCGCCCCCATTGAGGGGGGATCAGGATCTGAGGAAGATGAACCAGCTCCAGAACCTGAAATCCAGTCACCACCCAAAGATGATTTACCCCCAAAACCTGCTTCTAATGTGGAGGAAGCAAATTCTTGTGAAGAAGGAACAAGTGAGGAAGCGGCAGTTACTTCCACCAAGAAGGACCGGACATTGAAGACTTACACGTGTTCAGAGTGTCAGGAGTGCTTTGTGCGTCGCTCAGACTTTGCCAATCATCGGAGAGACCACAGAAGAGAGAGGCTGACATGTCCCGAGTGTGGCAAAGTGTTTGCCAACAAGCCAAGTCTTCTTAATCACCTGACtggtcacacaggtgagaagccgtattcttgTCCAGTCTGTGGGAAGTGTTTCACCAGGAACAGCAATCTGATCGTCCATCAAGCTACCCACATAGAACGCAGCCCTTTCACAGCTCTGAATGTTCGAGATGTCCTTGTCAATCAAATCCTGTGA